The Coffea arabica cultivar ET-39 chromosome 1e, Coffea Arabica ET-39 HiFi, whole genome shotgun sequence genome has a window encoding:
- the LOC113717407 gene encoding tubby-like F-box protein 3 codes for MSFRSILQDMRGEFGSISRKGFEMRLPNGLRSRSQRVVQDSCFVPIDALKQSCWAYMPPELLRDVLVRIEESESTWPPRKNVVACAGVCRSWRDIMKEIVKTPKISGQLTFPISLKQPGPRGPLIQCFIKRNRSNQTYHLYLSLNQASNDDGKFLLAARRCRRPTCTDYIISLNAEDVSKGSSTYIGKLRSNFLGTKFTIYDAQPPSTGGRVTKFRSTKLVGMKQVSPRVPAGNFPVAHISYELNVLGSRGPRRMHCAMDAIPASAIEPDGVAPTQTEFLPGVSDSFPSLPFFRSKSSSRTDIFHARPMSTDKDDMLVLKNKAPRWHEQLQCWCLNFNGRVTVASVKNFQLVASVDSGVGGQEQDDVILQFGKVGKDVFTMDYKYPISAFQAFAICLSSFDTKIACE; via the exons AGAGGGTGGTTCAGGATAGTTGTTTCGTGCCCATAGATGCTTTGAAGCAAAGTTGTTGGGCTTACATGCCACCAGAGCTGTTGAGAGATGTGTTGGTGAGGATCGAAGAATCTGAGAGTACCTGGCCCCCCAGAAAGAATGTGGTTGCTTGTGCTGGAGTTTGTAGGAGTTGGAGGGACATAATGAAGGAAATTGTGAAGACGCCAAAAATTTCTGGACAGTTGACTTTCCCCATCTCCCTCAAGCAG CCGGGTCCAAGAGGTCCACTGATCCAGTGTTTCATAAAAAGGAATCGCAGCAACCAAACGTATCATCTTTATCTCAGTTTAAATCAAG CTTCAAATGATGATGGTAAGTTTCTTCTTGCTGCACGGAGATGTAGGCGCCCAACTTGTACAGATTACATCATCTCTCTAAATGCTGAAGATGTCTCAAAGGGTAGCAGTACTTACATTGGAAAGCTCAG GTCAAACTTTCTTGGGACCAAATTCACAATCTATGATGCACAGCCTCCAAGCACTGGAGGTAGGGTGACTAAATTTCGTTCCACAAAGCTAGTTGGAATGAAACAAGTCTCTCCTAGAGTTCCTGCTGGGAACTTTCCTGTAGCCCACATATCTTATGAGTTAAATGTCCTGGGTTCGAG GGGACCAAGGAGAATGCACTGTGCTATGGATGCAATCCCTGCTTCTGCTATTGAACCAGATGGTGTTGCCCCTACACAAACTGAGTTTCTTCCTGGTGTTAGTGATTCCTTTCCTTCCCTCCCTTTCTTCAGATCAAAGTCGTCTTCTCGCACGGATATTTTTCATGCCAGACCCATGTCAACTGATAAGGATGATATGTTAGTGTTGAAAAACAAAGCTCCCAGGTGGCACGAGCAACTTCAGTGCTGGTGTCTCAACTTTAATGGACGGGTAACGGTGGCGTCAGTGAAGAACTTTCAGCTGGTAGCTTCGGTGGATAGTGGGGTTGGTGGACAAGAACAGGATGATGTAATTCTCCAATTTGGAAAAGTGGGAAAAGATGTATTCACCATGGACTACAAATATCCAATATCTGCATTCCAGGCTTTTGCTATATGCCTCAGCAGCTTCGACACCAAAATTGCTTGCGAATGA
- the LOC113717425 gene encoding protein TRANSPORT INHIBITOR RESPONSE 1 produces MAHSLSTPSFPEEVLEHVFSFLSSDKDRNAVSVVCKSWYEIERCCRRRIFIGNCYAVSPRTVIQRFQDVRSVELKGKPHFADFNLVPEGWGGYVHPWIAAMAAAYPWLEEIRLKRMVVTDESLELISKSFKNFKVLVLSTCEGFSTDGLAAIAANCRNLRELDLRESEVEDLSGHWLSHFPETCTSLVSLNIACLGSEVSFSALERLVARSPNLRTLRLNRAVPLEKLPILLHRATHLVELGTGAYSAESRPDVFSNLAEAFSACKQLKGLSGFWDLVPAYLPAVYSVCSKLTSLNLSYATIQSPDLVKLICQCHSLQRLWVLDYIEDAGLEILARSCKDLQELRVFPSDPYGAEENVPLTERGLVAVSEGCPKLHSVLYFCRRMSNAALVAIARSCPNFICFRLCIIEPRTPDYLTLEPFDTGFGAIVERCKELRRLSLSGLLTDRVFGYIGQHGKKLEMLSVAFAGDSDLGLHHVLSGCESLRKLEIRDCPFGDKPLLANAAKLETMRSLWMSSCSVSFGACKLLAQKLPRLNVEVMDERGPPDLRPESCPVEKLYIYRTVAGPRFDMPDFVWKMDEGAGLRYS; encoded by the exons ATGGCTCACTCGCTGTCGACGCCGTCGTTTCCGGAGGAGGTGCTGGAGCACGTGTTCTCATTCCTGAGCTCGGACAAGGACAGGAATGCGGTTTCAGTGGTGTGCAAGTCGTGGTACGAAATCGAGAGGTGTTGCAGGAGGAGGATATTCATAGGCAACTGCTACGCGGTGAGCCCTCGGACGGTGATCCAACGGTTCCAGGATGTGAGATCGGTGGAGCTGAAGGGCAAGCCCCATTTCGCCGACTTCAATTTGGTACCCGAGGGGTGGGGAGGCTATGTGCACCCTTGGATTGCTGCCATGGCCGCGGCTTACCCTTGGCTGGAAGAAATCAGGCTCAAGCGGATGGTGGTCACCGATGAGTCCCTGGAGCTGATCTCTAAGAGCTTTAAGAACTTCAAGGTCTTGGTTTTGTCGACTTGTGAGGGCTTTAGCACTGATGGACTTGCCGCCATTGCTGCCAATTGCAG GAATCTGAGAGAACTGGACTTGCGGGAGAGTGAAGTGGAGGACCTAAGTGGACACTGGCTTAGCCACTTCCCTGAAACCTGCACATCATTAGTGTCACTGAATATTGCTTGCTTAGGATCAGAGGTCAGTTTTTCAGCCTTGGAACGTCTGGTTGCTAGGAGTCCTAATCTGAGAACTCTTCGTCTCAACCGTGCTGTGCCACTTGAGAAGCTCCCCATTCTATTGCACCGTGCCACCCATTTAGTTGAGTTAGGTACTGGTGCCTACTCAGCTGAGAGCAGGCCTGATGTCTTCTCAAACCTAGCAGAAGCTTTTTCAGCGTGCAAGCAACTCAAAGGCTTGTCTGGGTTTTGGGACCTTGTTCCTGCTTATCTTCCGGCAGTGTACTCAGTTTGCTCTAAGCTCACTTCTTTGAACTTGAGTTATGCCACTATACAAAGCCCTGATCTCGTCAAGCTTATTTGCCAGTGTCATAGTTTACAGCGGCTGTGG GTATTAGATTACATTGAAGATGCTGGTCTTGAGATCCTTGCCAGATCTTGTAAAGACTTGCAGGAACTGAGGGTGTTTCCTTCTGACCCTTATGGTGCAGAAGAAAATGTGCCATTGACTGAACGAGGCCTTGTCGCTGTATCAGAGGGCTGCCCCAAGCTCCATTCGGTTCTCTACTTCTGTAGACGGATGTCTAATGCTGCTTTAGTCGCCATTGCTAGAAGCTGCCCTAACTTTATATGCTTCCGACTATGTATAATTGAACCCCGTACTCCTGATTACTTAACCCTTGAACCATTTGatactggctttggagccattGTAGAGCGTTGCAAGGAACTTCGCCGACTCTCCCTCTCTGGCCTCCTCACTGATCGAGTATTCGGGTACATTGGACAACACGGCAAGAAATTAGAAATGCTCTCTGTAGCTTTTGCTGGGGATAGTGATTTGGGCCTGCATCATGTGCTATCTGGGTGTGAAAGCCTCCGGAAGCTTGAGATCAGGGACTGCCCGTTTGGGGACAAGCCTCTGCTAGCCAATGCTGCAAAACTGGAGACAATGCGATCCCTTTGGATGTCATCTTGCTCGGTAAGTTTTGGAGCATGTAAGCTGCTAGCCCAGAAGCTGCCTAGGCTTAATGTTGAAGTTATGGACGAGAGGGGACCCCCAGATTTGAGGCCAGAAAGCTGCCCCGTTGAGAAACTCTACATATACCGCACAGTTGCAGGGCCTAGGTTTGACATGCCTGATTTTGTCTGGAAAATGGATGAAGGTGCCGGATTGAGGTATTCTTGA
- the LOC113717440 gene encoding uncharacterized protein, which translates to MKKNTGAGGASDDGVGVGGNKSDQQRLKGQSSKERNMQRLGGRGLSLQAFARTNHYNPALIKKQREFYKNAKYVRKFKRSLGQHEQQMTARHLEERNETEEATDLDHNIKKRKKNSAKSLRDLYEEKRQEAEKARLEREASIQAKKKERQRAEARRKSLKKKMFKKTKSGQPVMKHRIEHLLQMIQGSTS; encoded by the exons ATGAAGAAAAATACTGGAGCTGGAGGCGCAAGCGACGATGGAGTTGGGGTTGGGGGTAATAAGAGCGACCAACAAAGATTGAAAGGCCAATCTTCGAAGGAGAGGAATATGCAGAGATTGGGCGGGAGAGGGCTGTCTCTCCAAGCATTCGCCAGGACTAACCACTATAATCCCGCTCTCATCA AGAAGCAAAGGGAGTTCTATAAGAATGCTAAATATGTTCGTAAGTTTAAGAGATCGCTAGGGCAGCATGAACAGCAGATGACTGCTAGGCATTTGGAG GAAAGAAATGAGACTGAGGAAGCTACTGACTTGGACCACAAtattaagaaaaggaaaaagaacagTGCTAAGAGTCTCAGAGATTTGTATGAAGAGAAGCGTCAAGAGGCAGAGAAAGCCAGACTAGAGAGGGAAGCCTCTATCCaggcaaagaagaaagaaaggcagAGGGCTGAAGCCAGAAGAAAAtctttgaagaagaagatgttCAAGAAAACAAAGTCAGGCCAACCTGTGATGAAGCATAGAATTGAACATCTTTTACAAATGATCCAAGGTTCAACGAGTTAG